A single Nocardioides bizhenqiangii DNA region contains:
- a CDS encoding pyridoxal phosphate-dependent decarboxylase family protein, translating to MPEQPVLRTMPAGAIELGDQLHRAVAEMASWMREYGDVAAHSSQDVPLSELEAATAELRHRLRDNYPFHHPRYAGQMLKPPHPAAVIGYVTAMLVNPNNHALDGGPATAAMEKDVVGQLAAMFGFPEAPGHLGHLTSSGTIANLEALFVARETHPGKAISHSADAHYTHARMAHLLGIEAVAVPTTADGTMDLDALDAVLGQGRVGTVVATTGTTGLGAVDPVHEIVPIARRHGVRVHVDAAYGGFFRLIADDQPGGVVAAPYLAIADCDSVVLDPHKHGLQPYGCGAVLFRDAGVAQHYLHDSPYTYFTSDDLHLGEISIECSRAGAVAAALWLTLRLLPLTADGLGAVLRPGRQAALDWAARIEAGDELRLYQPPQLDIVAYFPNRQRLSEVDAASAAALAAGMARPPAESLHLATYTVDGPALAARGHHLDLDVPTGRILRSVLMKPEHEAAVPELHRGLLGLVGRG from the coding sequence ATGCCCGAGCAGCCTGTCCTCCGGACGATGCCCGCCGGCGCCATCGAGCTCGGCGACCAGCTGCACCGGGCCGTCGCCGAGATGGCGTCCTGGATGCGGGAGTACGGCGACGTGGCGGCCCACTCGTCGCAGGACGTGCCGCTGTCCGAGCTGGAAGCCGCGACCGCCGAGCTGCGGCACCGGCTGCGCGACAACTACCCGTTCCACCACCCGCGCTACGCCGGCCAGATGCTCAAGCCGCCACACCCGGCCGCGGTGATCGGCTACGTCACCGCGATGCTCGTCAACCCCAACAACCACGCTCTCGACGGTGGGCCGGCGACGGCTGCGATGGAGAAGGACGTGGTCGGGCAGCTGGCCGCGATGTTCGGTTTCCCGGAAGCACCGGGGCACCTCGGCCACCTGACCAGCAGCGGCACGATCGCCAACCTCGAGGCGCTGTTCGTGGCGCGGGAGACCCATCCCGGCAAGGCGATCTCGCACAGCGCCGACGCGCACTACACCCACGCGCGGATGGCGCACCTGCTCGGCATCGAGGCGGTCGCCGTACCCACCACCGCCGACGGGACCATGGACCTCGACGCGCTCGACGCCGTGCTCGGCCAGGGCCGGGTGGGCACCGTCGTCGCCACGACGGGCACCACCGGCCTGGGCGCGGTCGACCCGGTGCACGAGATCGTCCCGATCGCGCGCCGGCACGGCGTCCGAGTGCACGTCGACGCGGCGTACGGCGGGTTCTTCCGGCTGATCGCCGACGACCAGCCGGGCGGGGTGGTGGCGGCGCCGTACCTCGCCATCGCCGACTGCGACTCCGTCGTGCTCGATCCGCACAAGCACGGCCTGCAGCCCTACGGCTGCGGCGCCGTGCTGTTCCGCGACGCGGGCGTCGCCCAGCACTACCTGCACGACTCGCCGTACACCTACTTCACCTCCGACGACCTGCACCTCGGCGAGATCTCGATCGAGTGCTCGCGCGCCGGAGCGGTCGCGGCCGCCCTGTGGCTGACGCTCCGGCTGTTGCCGCTGACGGCGGACGGCCTGGGGGCGGTGCTGCGCCCGGGCCGGCAGGCCGCGCTGGACTGGGCGGCGCGGATCGAGGCCGGCGACGAGCTGCGGCTCTACCAGCCGCCCCAGCTCGACATCGTCGCCTACTTCCCGAACCGCCAGCGGCTGTCCGAGGTCGACGCCGCCAGCGCCGCGGCGCTGGCCGCCGGGATGGCCCGCCCTCCGGCCGAGTCCCTGCACCTGGCGACGTACACCGTCGACGGACCGGCCCTGGCCGCCCGCGGCCACCACCTCGACCTCGACGTCCCGACCGGACGGATCCTGCGCAGCGTGCTGATGAAGCCCGAGCACGAGGCCGCCGTGCCCGAGCTGCACCGCGGACTGCTGGGGCTGGTCGGGCGCGGGTAG
- a CDS encoding MFS transporter, whose product MRRRRPVRRARRQRGRLLRRRRAGGAHDRGSGDVLSAPPRGVLAALCITVTISYGTLYYGFAVLAPTITADTGWSLTAITAAFSLGLLMTGLVGVVVGRSIQSRGPRGAMVVGAVVGAAGLALVASAPSYPWFVAAMLLCGAGAAGLFYAPAFAALTHWYGAGRVRALTTLTLVAGFASTVFAPLTTAIAEQTSWRTTYVVFAVLLLVVAVPVHWVALRHPWPAVAGGADVTPDREVIRSPAFVLSAAGATLTTLAMFAALVALIPLLVGRGMTPTLAAWALGLGGAGQVLGRLAFPRLTDVTDVRQRVLWGTIAMALTTLALALVPGPAFLLIGVSIVAGAARGLYTLVGATLVTDLWGPERYAAINGVLGAPVSVATALGPFAGAGIAAVTGSYPETFAVLAGLAAVGSLLSVQAVRRAPRPSVVAGR is encoded by the coding sequence GTGCGGCGGCGCCGGCCTGTTCGACGAGCCCGCCGGCAACGAGGGCGGCTGCTGCGGCGCCGCCGAGCCGGAGGTGCTCACGATCGGGGCTCCGGTGACGTCCTGAGCGCGCCACCCCGCGGCGTCCTCGCCGCCCTCTGCATCACCGTCACGATCAGCTACGGCACGCTCTACTACGGGTTCGCGGTCCTCGCGCCGACGATCACGGCCGACACGGGCTGGTCACTGACGGCGATCACGGCCGCCTTCTCGCTCGGCCTGTTGATGACGGGCCTCGTGGGGGTGGTGGTCGGGCGGTCGATCCAGTCGCGCGGACCGCGTGGTGCCATGGTCGTCGGTGCGGTCGTCGGTGCCGCGGGGCTCGCCCTGGTCGCGAGCGCGCCGTCGTACCCCTGGTTCGTGGCCGCGATGCTGCTGTGCGGCGCCGGCGCCGCCGGACTGTTCTACGCGCCCGCGTTCGCCGCGCTCACCCACTGGTACGGCGCGGGCCGGGTCCGTGCCCTGACGACGCTGACCCTGGTCGCCGGGTTCGCCAGCACGGTCTTCGCGCCGCTGACGACCGCGATCGCGGAGCAGACCAGCTGGCGCACCACGTACGTCGTGTTCGCGGTGCTCCTCCTCGTCGTCGCCGTCCCGGTCCACTGGGTCGCCCTGCGGCACCCGTGGCCCGCGGTGGCCGGCGGTGCGGACGTCACGCCGGACCGGGAGGTGATCCGGAGCCCGGCGTTCGTGCTCTCCGCCGCCGGCGCGACGCTCACCACGCTCGCGATGTTCGCCGCGCTGGTCGCGCTGATCCCGCTGCTCGTCGGCCGCGGGATGACGCCGACCCTGGCGGCGTGGGCGCTCGGTCTGGGCGGCGCCGGTCAGGTCCTCGGACGGCTGGCCTTCCCGCGGCTGACGGACGTGACCGACGTCCGGCAGCGGGTGCTCTGGGGGACCATCGCGATGGCCCTCACGACCCTGGCGCTGGCGCTCGTCCCGGGCCCGGCCTTCCTCCTCATCGGCGTCTCGATCGTCGCCGGCGCCGCCCGCGGTCTCTACACCCTGGTCGGCGCCACCCTGGTCACCGACCTGTGGGGCCCGGAGCGCTATGCCGCGATCAACGGCGTGCTCGGCGCGCCCGTCTCGGTGGCCACCGCGCTCGGGCCGTTCGCCGGCGCCGGTATCGCCGCGGTGACGGGCAGCTATCCCGAGACGTTCGCCGTCCTCGCCGGGCTGGCCGCCGTGGGCTCGCTGCTCTCGGTGCAGGCGGTGCGGCGCGCGCCGCGCCCGTCGGTGGTCGCGGGTCGCTGA
- a CDS encoding NAD(P)-binding domain-containing protein has product MTAHPVVVIGAGPQGLAAAAHLLERGLTPLVLEQGVGPAAAVAEWGHVRLFSAWPELVDQASARLLAPTGWTAPSSGYPTGAEWIAGYLAPLATELRDHVRYDARVVAVSRKGRDRLVDAGRSEQPFTVHVTDAAGVEERLEARAVIDASGTWRKPSPAGADGIPALGEAAATAAGLVSYDVPDSAHPGRYAGKHTVVIGAGASAFNAIIELTRIAAAHPGTTITWALRRAVSGTTFGGGAADQLPQRGALGLRAKQAVEDGAVELLTGFRTSRFAVSDGAAVVWSEDGRALAPADNVVLLTGFRPDLSFLSELRLDLDPTLEAPRNIAVEIDPNIHSCGSVRATGAADLAQPEPDLYLVGMKSYGRAPTFLALTGYEQIRSVVAELAGDHEAAQRVELELPDTGVCGGAGLFDEPAGNEGGCCGAAEPEVLTIGAPVTS; this is encoded by the coding sequence ATGACCGCACACCCCGTCGTCGTGATCGGTGCCGGCCCGCAGGGCCTGGCCGCCGCCGCCCACCTGCTCGAGCGCGGGTTGACCCCTCTCGTGCTGGAGCAGGGCGTCGGCCCGGCGGCCGCGGTGGCCGAGTGGGGCCACGTCCGGCTGTTCTCGGCCTGGCCCGAGCTGGTCGACCAGGCCAGCGCCCGGTTGCTCGCTCCGACGGGCTGGACCGCGCCGTCGTCCGGCTACCCGACCGGCGCCGAGTGGATCGCGGGCTACCTCGCCCCGTTGGCGACCGAGCTCCGCGACCACGTGCGGTACGACGCCCGCGTGGTCGCCGTCTCGCGCAAGGGACGCGACCGGCTCGTCGACGCCGGCCGCTCCGAGCAGCCGTTCACGGTGCACGTCACCGACGCCGCTGGTGTCGAGGAACGGCTCGAGGCGCGGGCCGTCATCGACGCCTCGGGCACCTGGCGAAAGCCCAGCCCCGCGGGAGCCGACGGGATCCCGGCGCTGGGAGAGGCCGCCGCGACCGCGGCCGGTCTGGTCTCCTACGACGTCCCCGACTCCGCCCACCCCGGGCGCTACGCCGGCAAGCACACGGTCGTCATCGGCGCCGGTGCCTCGGCGTTCAACGCGATCATCGAGCTCACCCGGATCGCCGCCGCCCACCCGGGCACGACGATCACATGGGCGCTGCGTCGCGCCGTCTCGGGCACGACGTTCGGCGGCGGTGCCGCCGACCAGCTGCCGCAGCGCGGCGCGCTCGGGCTGCGCGCGAAGCAGGCGGTCGAGGACGGCGCCGTCGAGCTGCTCACCGGATTCCGGACATCGCGGTTCGCCGTCTCCGACGGCGCTGCCGTGGTGTGGTCCGAGGACGGCCGCGCCCTCGCGCCTGCCGACAACGTCGTCTTGCTGACCGGCTTCCGCCCTGACCTCTCCTTCCTGTCCGAGCTGCGGCTCGACCTGGACCCGACCCTCGAGGCGCCGCGCAACATCGCCGTCGAGATCGACCCCAACATCCACTCGTGCGGCTCGGTCCGCGCGACCGGTGCAGCCGACCTCGCGCAGCCCGAGCCCGACCTCTACCTCGTCGGCATGAAGTCCTACGGCCGGGCGCCGACCTTCCTCGCGCTGACCGGCTACGAGCAGATCCGCAGCGTGGTCGCCGAGCTCGCCGGCGACCACGAGGCCGCTCAGCGCGTCGAGCTGGAGCTGCCCGACACCGGGGTGTGCGGCGGCGCCGGCCTGTTCGACGAGCCCGCCGGCAACGAGGGCGGCTGCTGCGGCGCCGCCGAGCCGGAGGTGCTCACGATCGGGGCTCCGGTGACGTCCTGA
- a CDS encoding ArsR/SmtB family transcription factor, with the protein MTIELPLLPDLASCCSPATGGRIDDAAAEALARMFKALADPNRVKLLSMIAAADGQEACVCDLTAPVGLAQPTISHHMKVLADAGLVAREQRGKWAYYSLVPGILESLADALAPGR; encoded by the coding sequence ATGACCATCGAGCTCCCGTTGCTGCCCGACCTGGCGAGCTGCTGCTCCCCCGCCACCGGTGGCCGGATCGACGATGCCGCGGCCGAGGCGCTGGCCCGGATGTTCAAGGCCCTCGCCGACCCCAACCGGGTCAAGCTGCTCTCGATGATCGCGGCCGCCGACGGCCAGGAGGCGTGCGTCTGCGACCTCACCGCACCGGTCGGACTGGCGCAGCCGACGATCTCGCACCACATGAAGGTCCTCGCCGACGCCGGACTGGTGGCGCGCGAGCAGCGCGGCAAGTGGGCCTACTACAGCCTGGTGCCCGGCATCCTCGAGTCGCTCGCCGACGCCCTGGCGCCCGGCCGCTGA
- the chrA gene encoding chromate efflux transporter, giving the protein MYFAIDIKADVIPLGEATRAWFAISLQTFGGPAGQIAVMQHKLVDEKRWIGQQRFLHALNYCTLLPGPEAQQLAIYTGWLLNGTRGGMIAGSLFVLPGVIALLVLSAIYVRFGSTDVVSALFAGVAPAVIAIVVQAVHRIAKRALNHVALIAIAVGAFVALTVFAVPFPLVVLGAGVVGWALGRAIPDFARGSSHGDTSDGPAPLISDADLHHELPSKRRSLGIVALGLVLWFAPVAAFAVFVSSTDVFVDQGLFFSGAAVVTFGGAYAVLAYVAQQAVYVYGWLAPGEMVRGLALAETTPGPLIMVVQFVAFVGAYRSPGSFDPWVAAVLASLLVTWVTFVPCFLFVLLGAPYVERLRHNRHLTSALTGVTAAVVGVIANLAVFFALHTLFDRSREVDAGPVHLDVPVVSEWDPVAFAITGVALVVMFWRGWGPMRTLGLCALLGLGVFAVELAA; this is encoded by the coding sequence TTGTATTTCGCCATCGACATCAAGGCTGACGTCATCCCGCTCGGTGAGGCCACCCGGGCGTGGTTCGCCATCTCCTTGCAGACGTTCGGCGGTCCGGCCGGCCAGATCGCGGTCATGCAGCACAAGCTGGTCGACGAGAAGCGGTGGATCGGGCAGCAACGGTTCCTCCACGCACTCAACTACTGCACGCTGCTGCCCGGACCGGAGGCGCAGCAGCTCGCGATCTACACCGGCTGGCTGCTCAACGGCACCCGCGGCGGCATGATCGCCGGGTCGCTCTTCGTCCTGCCCGGCGTGATCGCCCTGCTCGTGCTCTCCGCCATCTACGTTCGGTTCGGCAGCACCGACGTCGTCTCCGCGCTCTTCGCCGGCGTCGCGCCGGCCGTGATCGCCATCGTCGTCCAGGCGGTACACCGGATCGCGAAGCGCGCGCTCAACCACGTCGCGCTGATTGCGATCGCGGTCGGCGCGTTCGTCGCGCTCACGGTGTTCGCCGTGCCGTTCCCGCTGGTCGTGCTCGGCGCGGGCGTCGTCGGCTGGGCACTGGGCCGGGCCATCCCGGACTTCGCCCGCGGCTCGAGTCACGGCGACACGAGCGACGGGCCGGCGCCCCTGATCAGCGACGCCGACCTCCACCACGAGCTGCCCTCGAAGCGGCGGTCGCTCGGCATCGTGGCGCTCGGGCTCGTCCTGTGGTTCGCGCCGGTGGCCGCGTTCGCGGTCTTCGTGTCGTCGACGGACGTGTTCGTCGACCAGGGACTGTTCTTCTCCGGTGCTGCGGTCGTGACGTTCGGGGGCGCCTACGCCGTGCTGGCGTACGTCGCCCAGCAGGCGGTCTACGTGTACGGCTGGCTCGCGCCGGGCGAGATGGTCCGCGGGCTGGCGCTCGCGGAGACCACGCCGGGGCCGCTGATCATGGTGGTGCAGTTCGTCGCGTTCGTCGGCGCCTACCGCAGCCCCGGCAGCTTCGACCCGTGGGTTGCGGCGGTCCTCGCCTCGCTCCTCGTCACCTGGGTGACGTTCGTGCCGTGCTTCCTCTTCGTGCTGCTCGGCGCGCCCTATGTCGAGCGGCTCCGGCACAACCGGCACCTCACGTCGGCACTGACCGGCGTCACCGCTGCCGTCGTCGGCGTGATCGCGAACCTGGCGGTCTTCTTCGCCCTGCACACGCTCTTCGACCGCAGCCGCGAGGTCGACGCCGGACCGGTCCACCTCGACGTCCCGGTGGTCTCCGAGTGGGACCCGGTGGCGTTCGCGATCACGGGCGTCGCGCTCGTGGTCATGTTCTGGCGCGGCTGGGGGCCCATGCGCACCCTCGGCCTGTGCGCACTGCTCGGGCTCGGGGTGTTCGCGGTCGAGCTGGCGGCTTGA
- a CDS encoding SDR family oxidoreductase, which yields MERHPVGKRFEGKTAIVTGASRGIGLGIAERLVADGARVVITARNQETLDEAAARLGGAEVALPVAGKADDTEHQADTVRRALETFGSVDFLVNNTGINPSYGPLLDVDPGAARKIVEVNCLAALAWVRQVHGAWMGEHGGSVVNVSSVAGLRPPSNIAFYGASKAMLTYLTQTLAVELGPDVRVNAVAPAVVKTRLATALYEGRENEVAAAYPLKRLGEPEDVAGPVAFLLSEDAAWVTGALLVIDGGLSLTGGIE from the coding sequence ATGGAAAGGCACCCCGTGGGCAAGAGGTTCGAGGGCAAGACCGCGATCGTCACCGGCGCCAGCCGCGGCATCGGGCTCGGCATCGCGGAGCGGCTGGTCGCCGACGGGGCGCGGGTGGTCATCACCGCCCGCAACCAGGAGACGCTGGACGAAGCGGCCGCCCGCCTCGGTGGGGCCGAGGTCGCGCTGCCGGTCGCGGGCAAGGCCGACGACACCGAGCACCAGGCCGACACCGTCCGGAGGGCGCTCGAGACCTTCGGCAGCGTCGACTTCCTGGTCAACAACACGGGGATCAATCCGTCCTACGGCCCGCTGCTCGACGTCGACCCGGGTGCCGCCCGCAAGATCGTCGAGGTCAACTGCCTCGCCGCCCTCGCGTGGGTGCGGCAGGTCCACGGCGCCTGGATGGGGGAGCACGGCGGCAGCGTCGTCAACGTCTCGTCGGTCGCCGGCCTCCGTCCGCCCAGCAACATCGCGTTCTACGGCGCCAGCAAGGCGATGCTGACCTACCTGACCCAGACCCTCGCGGTCGAGCTCGGCCCCGACGTACGGGTGAACGCGGTGGCGCCGGCGGTCGTGAAGACCCGGCTCGCGACCGCGCTCTACGAAGGGCGGGAGAACGAGGTGGCTGCGGCGTACCCGCTCAAGCGCCTCGGCGAGCCCGAGGATGTCGCCGGCCCGGTGGCGTTCCTGCTCTCCGAGGACGCGGCCTGGGTCACCGGTGCGCTGCTGGTCATCGACGGCGGGCTCTCCCTGACGGGCGGCATCGAATGA
- a CDS encoding alpha/beta fold hydrolase, with protein sequence MQTPRLVDAGGLTLAYETFGSPDAPPLVLVVGVATQMLGWPDGFCQALADDGFHVIRFDNRDIGLSTHLDDAGVPDLMAILSGESTAAPYTLADMADDTASLLDALGLERVHLVGWSMGGMIAQEVALRHGARVVSLTSISSTPAAHIGKPTPEASATLMWPAPKSEEEAAALMVNAYRVLGSPAYPHDEEWLREVGAESFRRSNKSAGKVRQFAAILVSPDRRPGLAELTVPTLVLHGEEDPLIQVDGGHETAAAVPGARLVTWPGMGHDLPRELWPTLIGEIVEHARRSPKEES encoded by the coding sequence ATGCAGACGCCGAGGCTAGTGGACGCGGGCGGGCTCACCCTGGCCTACGAGACGTTCGGGTCCCCCGACGCCCCGCCGCTGGTGCTGGTCGTGGGCGTGGCCACCCAGATGCTGGGCTGGCCCGACGGGTTCTGCCAGGCGCTCGCCGACGATGGCTTCCACGTCATCCGGTTCGACAACCGCGACATCGGACTGTCCACCCACCTCGACGACGCCGGCGTCCCCGACCTGATGGCGATCCTGAGCGGCGAGTCGACCGCGGCGCCGTACACCCTGGCCGACATGGCCGACGACACCGCGAGCCTCCTCGACGCACTGGGGCTCGAGCGGGTGCACCTGGTCGGGTGGTCGATGGGCGGGATGATCGCCCAGGAGGTCGCCCTCCGCCACGGCGCTCGCGTGGTCAGCCTGACGTCGATCTCGTCCACGCCCGCGGCCCACATCGGCAAGCCGACGCCGGAGGCATCGGCGACGTTGATGTGGCCGGCACCCAAGAGCGAGGAGGAGGCCGCCGCCCTCATGGTCAACGCCTACCGCGTCCTCGGCTCGCCGGCCTACCCGCACGACGAGGAGTGGCTCCGCGAGGTCGGCGCGGAGTCGTTCCGGCGCAGCAACAAGTCCGCCGGCAAGGTCCGCCAGTTCGCGGCGATCCTCGTGTCGCCCGACCGGCGGCCGGGTCTGGCTGAGCTCACCGTGCCCACGCTGGTCCTCCACGGCGAGGAGGACCCGCTGATCCAGGTCGACGGCGGTCACGAGACCGCGGCCGCGGTGCCCGGTGCCCGGCTCGTTACCTGGCCCGGGATGGGTCACGACCTGCCCAGGGAGCTCTGGCCGACCCTGATCGGCGAGATCGTCGAGCACGCCCGACGGTCCCCCAAGGAGGAGTCGTGA
- a CDS encoding PaaI family thioesterase: MKTPEELTREQHAVIPILAAMGTRVIEAGDGRGTVELPAEPNVNHFGALYAGSLFTVAEVLGGLIPGTTFDFEGELAGFVPLVKSVEIRFLRPALGTVQARAELAPEDRERIPREALANGKSEFVLEAEVVDAAGTVVAATRGVYQVRRFG; the protein is encoded by the coding sequence GTGAAGACACCCGAGGAGCTCACCCGCGAGCAGCACGCCGTCATCCCGATCCTGGCGGCGATGGGCACCCGCGTGATCGAGGCCGGCGACGGCAGGGGCACTGTGGAGCTCCCGGCCGAGCCCAACGTCAATCACTTCGGCGCGCTCTACGCCGGCTCTCTCTTCACGGTGGCCGAGGTGCTCGGCGGCCTCATCCCGGGGACCACCTTCGACTTCGAGGGTGAGCTCGCCGGGTTCGTACCGCTGGTGAAGTCGGTGGAGATCCGGTTCCTGCGCCCGGCGCTCGGCACCGTGCAGGCGCGGGCCGAGCTGGCACCCGAGGACCGTGAGCGGATCCCGCGCGAGGCGCTCGCGAACGGGAAGTCCGAGTTCGTCCTCGAGGCAGAGGTCGTCGACGCGGCAGGCACCGTGGTGGCTGCGACCCGCGGCGTCTACCAGGTCCGCCGCTTCGGCTAG
- a CDS encoding TetR/AcrR family transcriptional regulator — MATSTSPDTGPRRRLRAPARRALVVEGGLRVFARTGYTAASMADIADASGVTRAVVYDHFASKKDLYVAVLVEQGALFLGHLESRIVSEGSPRERMRSTMDAVLAFAEDHPMAWRLLNVNTTHGDAVAEAAWQQAWAERSAQVVDLLTPDVERLGLTSDDVHLDLVVQMLMGALTQSVHWWSGRTRISREAVLDAGMALMWDGLGQLGRP, encoded by the coding sequence GTGGCCACCTCCACCAGCCCGGACACGGGACCTCGCCGGCGGTTGCGGGCACCCGCCCGCCGTGCGCTGGTTGTCGAGGGTGGCCTGCGGGTGTTCGCCCGGACCGGCTACACCGCGGCGAGCATGGCCGACATCGCGGACGCCAGCGGCGTCACCCGGGCCGTGGTCTACGACCACTTCGCGTCCAAGAAGGACCTCTACGTCGCCGTCCTCGTCGAGCAGGGCGCCCTCTTCCTCGGGCACCTCGAGAGCAGGATCGTGTCCGAGGGATCGCCCCGGGAGCGGATGCGGTCGACGATGGACGCCGTGCTCGCGTTCGCCGAGGACCACCCGATGGCCTGGCGACTGCTCAACGTCAACACGACGCACGGTGACGCGGTGGCCGAGGCCGCCTGGCAGCAGGCATGGGCCGAGCGGTCGGCCCAGGTCGTCGACCTGCTCACCCCGGACGTCGAGCGGCTGGGCCTGACGTCTGACGACGTGCACCTGGACCTCGTCGTCCAGATGCTGATGGGCGCCCTGACACAGTCGGTGCACTGGTGGAGCGGCCGGACGCGGATCTCCAGGGAAGCGGTCCTCGACGCCGGAATGGCGTTGATGTGGGACGGCCTGGGACAGCTCGGCCGGCCCTAG
- a CDS encoding TetR/AcrR family transcriptional regulator, whose product MSAVKRVGATRREKAAATRERMLRAAIEVFAEAGYVGARMADIAARAGVAVQTVYFVFHTKPELLQACFDYAVLGPERLVPPEQTPFREIATARSGRAALRALVAGNTAILERVATTDEVARAALHEPEAAAVVKNSERLRRDGYRDMLATVAERFALRPGLSLDDATDILLMYGSSATYLSMVRAGWSRDRFEDWLTDTLARTFLARPGR is encoded by the coding sequence ATGAGCGCTGTCAAGAGAGTCGGGGCAACTCGCCGGGAGAAGGCCGCAGCGACGCGGGAGCGGATGCTCCGCGCCGCGATCGAGGTGTTCGCCGAGGCGGGCTACGTCGGCGCCAGGATGGCCGACATCGCAGCCCGCGCCGGGGTTGCCGTGCAGACGGTCTACTTCGTCTTCCACACCAAGCCCGAGCTGCTCCAGGCCTGCTTCGACTATGCGGTCCTCGGGCCCGAACGGCTTGTCCCGCCCGAGCAGACGCCCTTCCGCGAGATCGCCACCGCGCGATCCGGCCGGGCTGCGCTACGCGCGCTCGTTGCCGGCAACACCGCGATCCTCGAGCGGGTGGCGACGACGGACGAGGTGGCGCGAGCCGCGCTGCACGAGCCCGAGGCGGCCGCAGTGGTGAAGAACAGCGAACGACTGCGGCGGGACGGCTACCGGGACATGCTGGCGACCGTCGCCGAGCGGTTCGCTCTGCGACCCGGGCTGAGTCTCGACGACGCGACCGACATCCTGCTGATGTACGGGAGCAGTGCGACGTACCTGTCGATGGTGCGCGCTGGCTGGAGCCGGGACCGCTTCGAGGACTGGCTCACCGACACCCTCGCCCGCACCTTCCTGGCTCGACCCGGCCGGTAA
- a CDS encoding hemerythrin domain-containing protein: MAAIDPTSAAHPALWDMALIHRIFRTGFAELARLVPTIPPADAARVRAAAAHLDFMLVGLRAHHTTEDEHVWPALAARAQPSAELVDRMEAQHHGIHDGIEDVQRRSAAWLDRPTGEAAAALSKAITDMLRQLEEHLDEEERDVVPLLAQHISVEEWTKAGQSAFAKFTPAQRFTATGQMLEVATPAEAAAMMAGLPAPVKVLWALVGRRRYRRYVAAFR; this comes from the coding sequence ATGGCCGCCATCGACCCCACCTCGGCCGCGCACCCCGCTCTCTGGGACATGGCCTTGATCCACCGCATCTTTCGCACCGGCTTCGCCGAGCTCGCCCGGCTCGTCCCCACCATCCCTCCCGCCGACGCCGCCCGGGTCCGCGCAGCCGCCGCACACCTGGACTTCATGCTCGTCGGCCTGCGCGCGCACCACACGACGGAGGACGAGCATGTCTGGCCGGCACTCGCGGCCCGGGCGCAGCCGTCGGCCGAGCTCGTCGACCGGATGGAGGCCCAGCACCACGGCATCCATGACGGCATCGAGGACGTCCAGCGTCGCAGCGCCGCATGGCTCGATCGGCCCACGGGTGAGGCGGCCGCCGCGCTCTCGAAGGCGATCACCGACATGCTGCGTCAGCTCGAGGAGCACCTGGACGAGGAGGAGCGCGACGTCGTACCTCTGCTCGCCCAGCACATCAGCGTCGAGGAGTGGACGAAGGCCGGCCAGTCGGCATTCGCCAAGTTCACGCCTGCGCAGCGCTTCACCGCCACCGGGCAGATGCTGGAGGTGGCGACCCCTGCCGAGGCGGCGGCGATGATGGCGGGACTGCCGGCGCCGGTCAAGGTCCTGTGGGCACTGGTCGGCAGGCGTCGCTACCGGCGATACGTCGCAGCCTTCCGATGA
- a CDS encoding TetR/AcrR family transcriptional regulator, giving the protein MDLVYVGDESAAAGDSADATTVRILEAAYRALSQGGVRRTTMNQIAETAGLGVATVYRRFPRKVQLVRAMLLREAVKVVAEVDRAIKEQSTVEGQAAAGFTAFAHAVADRPLLVRLLRGDSDYDGETVPPGELADQIMVLVRDYIASWIREIQAEGRYLSVEADIVAEIQARLALSLVLAPEGEIPMHDDAATRGFATTYLVPLLGSEHA; this is encoded by the coding sequence ATGGACCTGGTCTACGTTGGCGACGAGAGTGCCGCTGCCGGCGACTCCGCGGACGCGACCACGGTGCGAATCCTCGAAGCTGCCTATCGCGCCCTGTCGCAGGGCGGGGTCCGCCGGACGACGATGAACCAGATCGCCGAGACCGCGGGCCTGGGCGTCGCCACCGTCTATCGTCGCTTCCCCCGCAAGGTGCAACTGGTGCGGGCGATGCTGCTGCGGGAAGCGGTCAAGGTGGTCGCCGAGGTGGACCGGGCGATCAAGGAGCAGTCGACGGTCGAAGGACAGGCCGCGGCGGGCTTCACGGCGTTCGCGCACGCCGTCGCCGACCGGCCGCTCCTGGTCCGGTTGCTGCGCGGCGACAGCGACTACGACGGCGAGACGGTGCCTCCCGGCGAGCTTGCCGACCAGATCATGGTGCTGGTCCGCGACTACATCGCGAGCTGGATCCGTGAGATCCAGGCCGAGGGCCGTTACCTGTCGGTGGAGGCCGACATCGTCGCCGAGATCCAGGCCCGGCTCGCGCTCAGCCTGGTGTTGGCGCCGGAGGGGGAGATCCCGATGCACGACGACGCGGCGACGCGCGGCTTCGCGACGACGTACCTCGTGCCGCTGCTCGGCAGCGAGCACGCGTAG